TTTCAAACATTCAGAATATCCGTataagaaagtttctttcacgCGCAGCTTAGTCTTgttaattccattttaattaattctcgatTACGAACGCGTTAGTAATATATCACCTGGAGGAACCGGACCGGCGTAGAATCCTGGACCACCCCTGGATTGCGCATAGGGAAACGGCTTTCCACGCACCCTTCTTACGCGTTGATACCATCCTGGATAGTAGACGTCGTTCCTTGCCTGAATTCCGGTAGCGTACGGTTGTAACATCTGCTGTTGCTGCATCAGTGACGCGGTTGCCGGATTTGACATAGTCGAACGAAGATCCACCGAGTTCACAGGCGCACCATAGGTCGGTTGATTAGCTGGTTGGCCAACTGGAAAAGTGTGCGGCGCCTGCCTTTGTTGCATGAGTTGCGCAGTCAAGTGTTGGTTCACCGGAGAAGACACGGTTTCCTGATTAACACGTGTTACTGGCTGTTGCGTTAATTGCTGCTGATTGGCGATTATTGCTTTGGCATTCTGAGGGGTTTCTCGGCTTTGTAAATAATGGTCCAGAGACAGACGTGATTCCTCTGGCGTCTTCGAATTAAGAAAAGAGTTCAAGGCTACTTCAACGTTGTTGACGGAGGCGATTCCTTGATTGTACGTATTCGCAGACAGATGACGACCCGATTGAACGATCCTCTGTTGCTTCTCAAGGTGCGACCACGTATGATTCACTGGATGATCATCGATGGAAGTTTTTATCGGATTTGCATATTGGGATGAGTTTTTTACGTCCGAGAATAGTAGATGAATGTTTTGAGGAGATTCTGCCGAAGCATCGATCACGTCCACTGTGGTTTCCTGTCGTCCTGCAGTTTTTTCGGAGAATCGTGATTCCACAGCCGTGTACTCGGTATCCTCCGTCAGCGGGTTACCCTCGAAATTCAATTGACCGTTGGCTAATCCTATCACGAGGACCAACAAGATTGTTGCCGCGTTCATGGTTCTGGAATCAATGGAAAACCTACACTGACTCTTCGACATTCTGTCAAGTCCAAATTCCTATACGTCGTGAAatacatagatatttttatctatagaATTCGATATGGAGACTTTTACTCTTTTAGAAGTTTGTTGATTGACAGTTTCAATTTGCGTTCATAGTTAGACCGATTAGTAAGCAAGAAGAACTACATACTCTCGAATCGTTCCACTTATATGGCTGCTGGTCAAAGCGGAGAAAGAAACTAGTTATGCAGAAATGTTCACACCGATGTCGTTACGCGTTTAGAATGGATTATCAACCAACACCTTTCTTCTGTTATCTATTCTACTTTTCAACAACTTGTTCTTACTTTCGTGTGAGAAAAAAAACTGATCAGTATCTCGTAACATTTTTACTGCTAATACCGCGTTTCTGACTCGAATTGcgattcaattaaaaagtacGAGCATCGAATAATCGATACGGTAAAAGTAGACGTACCGATATAGTCGTACAATGTACGTTCATGAATCGACCGGCACGGGTTAAAGACCGGTGTAACACTTTCTTCGGTCAAGGTGAATGCAGCCACGCTGACATGAAATACGCTTCCATTAATCGTTTCCCGATGAGAATACTTCCTCTATCACGTTGTTAAGATTACATACCATTGTTTCTTCTATCGTCCAAGTCTTGACAGAGTATCTTGCTCGTAAGACGTTTAACGATTTATCCAGAAACTCATGTATCTTTCATGTTTCTATTCGAGAAGATCGTAAATAGATGCATGAAACATCcggaatatttgaatttcacgTAATAAGCCGGCAAATTATGAATCGAGACATTAACACAGGGCATGAAACGTAGATTTTGGATCGTAGGATGCTAGCTATAAATATCTCAAAGCCGATctttaaaatggaatttttaatgaatgtTCGAGAGCTCGGTGAAAAAGAGACGATGAATCATTGAAGAGAAAACTATCGAAATGTCTCGGATGAAACGGCGGAAAAAGTCGTTCGGAGAGAGTGGCTACGTTTAAAAAGCAGTCCACGTGCGCACACTGCTCTTCATCCAGAGTTCAGGGTCATCTCTCAATTTTTccaatcattttttttctctctcttttttttatctgaa
The nucleotide sequence above comes from Bombus pyrosoma isolate SC7728 linkage group LG1, ASM1482585v1, whole genome shotgun sequence. Encoded proteins:
- the LOC122569274 gene encoding uncharacterized protein LOC122569274 codes for the protein MNAATILLVLVIGLANGQLNFEGNPLTEDTEYTAVESRFSEKTAGRQETTVDVIDASAESPQNIHLLFSDVKNSSQYANPIKTSIDDHPVNHTWSHLEKQQRIVQSGRHLSANTYNQGIASVNNVEVALNSFLNSKTPEESRLSLDHYLQSRETPQNAKAIIANQQQLTQQPVTRVNQETVSSPVNQHLTAQLMQQRQAPHTFPVGQPANQPTYGAPVNSVDLRSTMSNPATASLMQQQQMLQPYATGIQARNDVYYPGWYQRVRRVRGKPFPYAQSRGGPGFYAGPVPPVPFKQKGPPVEVIYTKPPGFHRGPPPISNPPVPYEDASAWFPEVDHPPSTKDVYYSQLYAQSYDPYYYNYIAKTGKIKPHLYGKLGKYHEEEGDGIWGELYRGFKKHGLKNIMTPTFLLGMTLPVVTLMLTALVQKRSLSRSDSRELTMENTIQDYLEQVQKAVECYEKKRRKRNTSADEC